The genomic interval GTGAAGCGGATTTACCTCCCTTTGGAGGCAATTACATCACCACCAATCGCCTGGGGATCTATGTGCAGGATCAAATTTCACTGTTCGATCGCTTGACACTGCTGGCGGGCATTCGCTACGACACGGTAGATCAGACGAACAAAAGGGTTCCGGGGCTATTCACCGAACCCGGTAAAACGACTCAAACTGATGATGCCTTTACACCACGCCTGGGATTGCTTTACCAAGTCAGCAAAACTGTTTCGCTGTACGGCAGTTACTCGCAGTCGTTCAACCCAGGCTCAGCGACGACAGCGGCAGGAGATGTAATCGAACCAGAACGCGGCGAAGGCTACGAAGTTGGCATTAAAACGGAATTACTGAACAGGAAACTCCTGGCGACAGCGGCGTATTTTGACATCACCAAGCAGAATGTAGCGGTTACAGATCCAGATTTCCCGCTCTTTTCCGTTGCCAGTGGAGAACAACGCAGTCGAGGAGTTGAGTTTGACATCGTGGGAGAACTGACACCGGGTTGGAATCTGATTGCATCCTATACCTACACTGATACGCAGGTGACCGAAGATTCAAATCCAGACCTGATTGGTAACCAGTTGTTCGGTGTTCCAAAACATAGTGCCAGCCTATGGACGACTTATGAAATTCAACGCGGTAACTTGCAGGGTTTAGGCGTTGGGTTTGGCTTTAACTTCGTCGGAGAGCGGCAAGGCGACCTAGCAAATAGCTATGAAGTAGACAGTTACTTCATCACCAACGCAGCCATTTTTTACCGACGGGGTAATTGGCGATTTGCAGTGAATTTCAAAAATCTCGGTGACGTTAAATATATTGAATCCACCTCCAATGGCAGGGAGTCTGGCAACTTTTTCGGCGAACCATTCACCGTGATTGGCTCCGTTTCAGTGCAGTTTTGAGCTTGCGTTCTGTTTTTTTCAATCCATATTCCAACTTTAAATAAATATCAGGAGGTTCCCATGAAACGCTTTACCTTGCTGACTTTGTTACTTGTTAGTGGTGCGATCGCCACTGCTTGCCAACCTCCAACCACACCATCTGCATCTAACTCACCCTCTGCCAGTGAGTCACCCACTGCCGTCTCTACCCATCAAGAAACCACCCGCTTCGACGAGGAACTGTACTTATTTGCCAATCCCGATGTGAAGAAATTAATTCAACAGGGCAAATACAAATCAGGACAGGACCATTACAGCCAGATTGGGCAAACCGCCAAGAAACCCAATGGTGAAAAATATGAAAGTTTCTTTACTGGCACGAATGGCAATGACACGGTTCAGGGGTTTGGCAAAGGCGAGCACGCCCACTTTTCAGGAGTAAAAATTGAAATTGTGCCGAAAAAAGGCGATGCCCTACCGCTGCGTCCCCAAAGTTTGGGTCGCGGAGAAATGGATACCTTGATAGGTACGAAGGAGGGCGGCAATGAATTTCTGTTAGGCAGTTTCATTACCTCAGTCAATCCCAAAGCGGAACCCTTTTATGTGGGCAATGGTGACCAGGACTATGCCCGGATTCAAAATTTCAACAAGTCAAAAGATGGGGTCGTTCTGGCGGGAGAACCAAACCAGTACAAGTTTGAGTCTGTGGATGGGAATGTGCGGATTTCGACCGTGGGGGGAGATTTGGTAGCGATCGTCGAAGGGGTAGACAAGCTAGAAGTGGGTGAAACCGCAAAAGACTTTGGCGTATTCAGCCTGAAATAGTTTGATCGAAAATTTGTGGCAATGCGTATTGGTAGAGACGGGACCAATTGCGTCTCTACAAAGGTTTTGTTTGTAACGATCAACCCATCAAGTAAATTTCATCCAAGGTTATGAAAAGCAAGTCATTTCTGTCGATAGGGTCGCGGTCAATTCAGCGCGGGATCGAATGGTCCCTGGTTGTAATTGTCCTTTTGTATTTGACGGCAATCTTTGAAGATTAAAGCATGGGTGGGATGAAAATCACCTTACTCGTTCAACCGTCCCACCACTTCCACGCGTCCTTTTGAGTCTGCTTTCAGAACAACGGATTCCCCCGATCGCGGCACAATTTTGGTCAACGCCGTAATATTCACCTGGTGGGTAACCAAGATAATTAATCCGGGTGTGTTACGGTTATTTACAATGAACTGGCGGATTGCTGCCGTTTGTTTTGGCTCAGGGCTGGAGTTCTGAAAGAAAGAGTTGAGTGCAGAGAACGGTTCAACCTTGCCCAGAGCCAGAAGCCGCGCAGTCTCTAAACAGCGACACCACTGGCTGGATAAAACTCTCGCAACTAAAATTTTACGGCTGCGGAACGCCTGCCCAATCCTTGCTGCCTGTGCCCGTCCA from Kovacikia minuta CCNUW1 carries:
- a CDS encoding histidine phosphatase family protein, which produces MSKRQTNRFGQAIQLFSAIALVLLVWQLAMPDEFFMGNARPSARDATWKLLQQGSPGYVVMMRHAEAPGTGDPANFRLGDCATQRNLSGSGRAQAARIGQAFRSRKILVARVLSSQWCRCLETARLLALGKVEPFSALNSFFQNSSPEPKQTAAIRQFIVNNRNTPGLIILVTHQVNITALTKIVPRSGESVVLKADSKGRVEVVGRLNE